The Streptomyces sp. A2-16 sequence ACGGCCGGGTGGGTCTCGAACAGCCTGTGGTCCGGCTTCTGCAGGCCGAGGCGCGTCGGGTCGCCGTTGAGGATCCGCAGGAGGGCGCCGAAGAGCCGCTGCTCCAGCCACATCGGCAGTTTCGGGCCGCCGGCGGCGATGGTGTCCACGGGCCGGCCGAACAGGTGCTTGGGGATGAACCAGTAGCCGCGCCGCATGCTGATCACCGCGTGGTCCGCGCTGCGGGCCGCGTCGCACGCGATGTCGCACCCGGAGTTCCCCGCGCCGACGACCAGGACCCGCTTGCCGCGCAGCTCCTCGGCGCCGCGATAGCCGACGGTGTGCCGGACCTCTCCGCTGAACCGTCCCGGCAGTTCGGGGATGTTGGGGTGCCACTGCGAACCCGTGCACACCACGACCTGCCCGTGCACGCTCTGCCCGCCGTCGGACGTGGTGACGGTCCAGGTGCCGTCCGCGTTCTTCGCGACGTTCTCGACCGCCGTACCGAACTCGATGCGCTCCGTCAGCCCGTACGCGTCGGCGAAGGACGTCAGGTACGACAGGATCTGCCGGTGCGGCGGGTAGTCCGCGAAGTGGTCGGGCATCGGGAAGCCGCCGAAGCCCGACAGGGTTTTGCTGGAGATGAAGTGGGCCGACTCGTACATCGGGCTGCCGGGGTTGTCGATGTCCCAGATGCCGCCCGGCCCCGAGTGCCGCTCGAGGTGGGTGTACGGCAGGTTCCGCTCCGCCAGGGCCCTGGCGACCGCCAGCCCGGCGGGTCCCGCCCCGATCACACACGTATCCGACTGGCTTCGCTCCACGGACCTGCCTCCTCGTAGCTCCCGCTGCACGGGACGGGTGTTGCAGGAAACGTACGCAGCCGCCGTCCGAGGTGAACTGACCCTCGCGGCCAGGGACCGGACCTCAGCGGCCGCGCCGCTTCCGGGCCGTCGCCGTCACCGGTCCCGCCGTCGTCACCGGTCCCGCCGTTGTCACCGGTCCCGCCGTCGTCCCGGGCGAGCACGCGAAGAAGCCGGTCCGGAGCCCGCGCTCCGGACCGGCGGTACGGGATGGGTCAGCCCGCGGCGGGCACGGGCTCACGGCCCGCCCCGGTCGGCGCCTTCGGATCGTCCTCGACCGCCCCGGCTGCGGTCTTCGGTTCGGCCTCCTCGACCGCCCCGGGGTGCGGGTCGGACGTCGGTCCTGCCTGCGGCCCGGGGGTGTGGTCGCCCTCGGGCACGGCGGTGAACGGGATCTCGCCGCGCAGGACGGCCCTGGCACGCTCCTCGTCCAGCTGCCCCTCCCACTTGGCGACCGCGAGCGTGGCGACGCCGTTGCCGACCACGCTGGTCAGGGCGCGGGCCTCGGACATGAACCGGTCGATGCCGAAGATCAGGGCCAGCGCGGCGACGGGCACGTGCGGCACGGCGCTGAGGGTGGCCGCCAGGGCGATGAAGCCGGAGCCGGTCACCCCGGCCGCGCCCTTGGAGGTCAGGAGCATGACGGCGAGCATGGACAGCTGCTGGGTGAGGCTGAGGTCGATGCCGAGGGCCTGGGCGAGGAAGACCGAGCCCATGGTCAGGTAGATGGCGGTGCCGTCGAGGTTGAAGGAGTACCCGGCGGGCAGCGTGATCCCGACGACCGGCTTCGAGGCGCCGGCGTGCTGGAGCTTGGCCATCATGCGCGGCAGCACCGGCTCGGAGGACGAAGTGCCCAGGACGATCAGCAGCTCCTCCTTGATGTAGCGGAGGAAGGGCAGCAGGCGCAGGCCGTTGACGCGCATGACGGTGCCGAGCACGACCAGGACGAAGAACAGGGCGGTGAGCCAGAAGGAGCCGACCAGCAGGAAGAGGTGGCGCAGGGTGTCGAGGCCGTAGTTGCCGATGGTGAAGGCCATGGAGCCGAAGGCACCGATGGGGGCCAGCCGCATGATCCAGCGGATGAGCGTGAACAGGACCCTGGAGAGCTTCTCGATGCCCTGGGTGAGCCCCGCGCCCGCCTCGCCGGCGGCGTTCAGGCCGAAGCCGAACAGCACCGAGATCAGCAGCACGGGCAGGATCTCGTGGCCGGTCAGCGCGCTGAGCAGGGTGTCCGGGATCATGGCGAGCAGGAACGCGGAGAGGCTCTCGTGGCTCGCGGTCGCCTCCGGCGGCAGCCCCTTGGTCGACAGGGTGGAGGGGTCGACGTGCAGTCCGCTGCCGGGCTGGACGACGTTCACGACGACCAGCCCGATCACCATGGCGACGGTCGTCAGGACCTCGAAGTAGATCAGCGCCTTGAGACTGACCCGGCCGACGGCACGGGCGTTGCCCATGGAGGCGATGCCGTGGACGACGGTGCAGAAGATGACGGGCGCGATCATCATGCGGACCAGCGCGATGAACCCGTCGCCCAGCGGTTTGAGATCGGCCCCGAACGACGGCCACAGCCAGCCGACGGCGGCCCCGGCCAGGACGCCGATCAGGCACTGGACGTAGAGCAGGGACAGCAGCCTGCGCAAGCGGCTCGGCGGTGCGTCGACGGTACCCGGGGCGGCGTCGTTGCGGCTCATGCGGGGCGTCCTTCCAGGACGGGAACGAGGAGTTCGGCTCGGGCGATGCGGCGGGCGGCGCGGTGCAGCAGCACCGTGGGGGACGCGCCCTCCCCCGCGGGGACGGCTCGGGCGGTGATGACACCGGCCGGGGTGCCCAGGCGCAGCGTCCCGTCGGCGGTCTGCCGGGCGACGCGGTGGGCGAGGGTGCCGGGTGTGGCGGCCGCGGTGGCCAGGGCTACGGCCGAGGTGAGGCCGATCGCCGGGTGGGGTGCGTGCATGGAGACCATGCGGACGGCCAGGTCGTACTCGTCCTGTGGGACGAGGGTGCCATCGGTGGTGCGGTAGGCGACAGGGCGGGCGACCACTCCGACCTTCGGGACGGCGTGGCTGACGGGGTCGCTCTCCTGGACCAGTCCCATGGCCAGGGCGGCTTGCCGGCGCAGCACGGTGAGGGCGGGCACCGCCGTGGCGAAGTCGGCGAGGGACTCGGTGCCGTCGAGTCCGAACGCCTTGGCCTCGAACAGCGCCGCCGGGGCGCCGGCGTCGACCAGGGACGCCTCGACGGTGCCGGTGGGCCCGGTCAGCGTGTCCAGGGCGTGGCCGGTCGGCAGGGCCCGGCCGGTCGACGTACCGGCGGGGTCCTCGAAGCCGAGGAGCACCGGCACGCCGAGCGCGGCGGTGCCCGGCACCCGGGCCGTCCCGGCGTCGGGGGCGGTCCGCCCCGGGGTGGGGATGGTGCCGCTGAGCCGGGCTCCGGTGTTGATGTTGAGCATCCGCACCGTGGTCGAGTCCGAGGTGACGGGCACCAGTTGGTTGTGGACGGCGTACAGGGCCACGGCGGTGGCGCAGTTGCCGCAGTTGCTGGTCCACTCCACCCGCGCGTCGCCGATGCCGACCTGTGCGAAGGCGTACTCGACGTCGACGTCCGGCTTCGTCGAGGCCCGGACGATCGCCGCCTTGGAGGTGGTGGAGGAGGCACCGCCGACGCCGTCGATCTGGCGGGGGTCGGCGGCGTTGTAGGCGGCGAGCAGCAGGGTGTCGGCGTCCACGCCGGTCGCCACCACGTCGTGGTGGTCGAAGATCCAGCACTTGCTGGTACCCCCGCGGATCATCTCGCCCTGCAGACGCAACACAACAGACTCCTCGTGGAAACCCCGACGGCACTTCCGTGCGGGCTGCGATCCACAGTGGGCGCGGGCAGCGTGAAGTACAATCTCGGAAATCTGCATGGGTATTAAGCTGAAGTGAACGCTGGAGGTGGCGAGATGCTCGACGTCCGGCGCATCCTGCTCTTCGCCGAGGTCGCCCGCCGGGGTTCTGTCACGGCGACCGCGCGCGCCCTCAACTACACGCCGTCAGCGGTGTCGCAGCAGGTCGGGCGCCTGGAGGCGGAGGCAGGACAGCCCCTCCTGGAGCGTCACGCGCGCGGGGTCACCCTCACCGACGCGGGGCGTGCGCTGGCCGAGCGAGGAGAGCGGATCAAGCGCGAGCTGACGGCCGCGGAGAACGAACTCGCCGACTTCGCGGGACTGCGCGCGGGCACGCTGCGCGTCGGAACCTTCCCCACCGTCGGCGCCTCCCTCCTCCCCCGGGCCGTGATCGCCTTCCGCCGGACGCACCCCGACGTACGGCTGACGGTGCGCAGTTCCCGGATCGCGGGGCTGTGGGCGATGCTGGAGAACCGCGAGATCGAGATGTCCCTGATGTGGGACTACGACTGGAACCGCATCGACCGCGAGGACATCGTCGTCACCTCGCTCGTCGACGACCCTCCGGCGCTCCTCGTCGGCGCGGACCACCCCCTCGCCGGCCGCGCTTCGGCCGCCCTCGCCGATTTCGCCGACGACGCCTGGATCACCCGTGCGGAGAACCACCCGGTGGCCGAGGCCCTCGCCCGCAGCTGCCGCACGGCCGGTTTCGAGCCGCAGATCGCCTACGAGGCCCACGACTACCAGGAGGCCCAGGCCATGGTCGCCGCCGGTATCGGCGTCGCCCTCGCCCCCACCCTGGCCCTGGAGGGCATCCGAGGAGGCGTCAGCGTCCTGCCGCTGCTGCCCCCCGCCCCGGTGCGCCGCATCCTCCTCGTCCGCATGAGCGACCACGCCCTGACCCCGGCCGCCGAGGCCTTCGTGGGCTTCCTGCGGGACAGCGCGGCGGTCGCCGGGGGGCGCTGACGGTCATGGCGGCGGTCGCCGGGGAACGCTGACGGTCGAGGCGGACGGACCCGGTCGGCCTGCGGGAACGGGTCGCATCCTGCCCGGAAGGCATCCTGCACACGGCACCCCGGAGACAGGCCCCAGCCCGCAGGGCGGCGACCTGGTACGGCCACGGCTCCCGCTCGGCACGCCCGGCCGTACGCTCCAGCCCGTACGCGCCGCACGCCTCCACCGCCGCAGTCCTGGCTGCCTCTCATCATGTTCGCCCTCGGGGCGTCCGGTCCGCGCCCGCTTGGCGGCGCGGTGCGAGGGGGGCGAAACTGGGGGCAGGACAAGAGCCGCCCGCAGGTGCAGGCAGGAACACAGGTGATCGTTCATGTGCCGATGGCTCGCTTATTCGGGAACACCCCTGCTTCTCGACACCATCCTCTACAAACCGGCCCACTCGCTGATCGATCAGAGCCTCCACTCCAGACTGGGTGTCGAGACGACGAACGGCGACGGTTTCGGCGTCGGCTGGTACTCGGAGGAGAGCATCGCCACCCCGGCCCTGTTCACCGACGTCGGCCCCGCCTGGAACAACCGCAACCTGAGGGAGCTAGCGGACCATGTCCGCTCCCCGCTGTTCTTCGCCCACATACGGGCGACGACCGGCACGGCGGTGCAGCAGACGAACTGCCACCCGTTCCGGCACGGCCGCTGGATGTGGATGCACAACGGCGCCATCGCGGACTATCACCTCGTACGCCGCGACCTGTCCCTGCTCGTCGACCCCGCGCTGTACGCCGACATCGAGGGGACGACGGACTCGGAGCTCATGTTCTACCTGGCCCTCACCTTCGGCCTGGACGAGAACCCGCCGGAGGCGGTGGCCCGGATGGTGGGAGCGGTGGAGCGCAGCGGCCGCGACCACGGTGTGGAGTTCCCTCTGCAGATGACGATCGGCGTGACCGACGGCGAACGCGTATGGGCCTTCCGCTATTCGAGCCAGGGCACTTCCCGGTCGCTGTTCTACAGCACCCGCGTGGACACCCTGCGCAAGCTGCACCCCGATGCGGCCTTCCTGCGGGAGGTGTCCGACGACACCCGGCTCGTCGTCTCCGAACCCCTCGGTGACCTGCCCGGCGCCTGGAACGAGGTACCGGAGAGCACGTACGGCGTCATACAGTCCGGAGCCGAGGAGCTGTACCCCTTCGTCCCGGAACCGGCCTGACACATCGACCGTCCGTCTCCCGTCAGCCGGTCTTGCCCCTCCTGGCGCCCGTACCCCTACCGCCGGGCTTGGCGGGCCCGCTCTTCTTCCTCGCTGCCGTGGCCTTCTCCGTGGCGGCGGCCGGTCGGGAGGGTGCTGTCCGGGCCGGTGCGGTCGACCACTTGAACTCGATCTCCAGCTCGATCTCCCCGTCACCGACCTCGACCTCCACCTCGGTGCGCAGGTCGTCGGGAATCCGCAGGCTCAACGTGGTTCCGGAGCCGAGTTCCAGTTCGGCCTCCCCGCCGTCCCTCAGCGCGGCCGCGAGCGCTTCCAGCCGATCAGCCGCCTCGATGCGCGACAGCGAGCTCTTCTGCTCGAACTTGAGATCCTTCACGGGTGCCTCCCATGCGGGACGAACACGACATAACGCCAATTCTGCGGCAACGCGCGGGATCGGACATCCCCGCGCTTCCCGCGCCGGTCATGAGCGGGGTTCGGTGTCAGGTCCAGGGCGCCACGAGGACGAAGGAGCGGCTGGCCCGGTACGCGGCCGTGTTCTGGGCGGGGTCGAGCCACAGCTGGAGGTTGTCCCGGTGGCGCAGGTAGCGGCCGGGGTAGTTGTACGACTCCAGGGAGACCGATCCGGCCGTGGAACCGGAACGGGGACAGAAGGTGGCGTCCTTCCGGAAGAGGGCGGAGGCGTCGTCGGTGTCCAGCCGGAGGCGGAAGGCGTAGTGGCGCAGATACCTGCCCGTGGCGTCCCTGAGCGAGTAGCAGTGGGGGTCGGCCAGGCCGGGCACGAAGGTGAAGGTGGCCGCCTGACGCGCGGCCTCGGAGCTGGTGGCGCCGACCGGCCCCAGGATGCCGAGCCGGTCCGACTGGCTCGCGTAGTCACCGGGGTGGTCGACGGACCGCAGGGCATGCCGCCCCGAAACGCGCGGCTCGGCCGTCGTCACCGGGGCCGCTTTCGGCTCAGGCGTCGCGGTCGCGGTCAGGGTCGGGGTCGGCGAGTCGGACGTTCGCGGGGACGTCGGCGGGGTCGAGGTGCCCGGCGACAGCGGGGCCGCCAGGGCGGGCCGCGGGGCCGGCTCGTGCGATCCCGTGGCGGCGTACCAGGCCACTCCGGCAGCCGCGAGCGTGACGGCAGTCGCGGCTGCCGCCGCCGCGGGCTTGGCGGCCAGCCGGCCGATCGTCCGCGCCGTACGGCTCGCACCGCCTGCCGTACGGGTGCCTGCGCCGACGCCCGCCCCGGCGGATCCCGCCCCCAGCGTCCTGGCCAGCACCAGTCCGGCCAGACCGATGGGCACCGGCACCAGCGCGAGTCCTGCCAGCAGCCCCTCCGCCGGTATCAGGTCGGACGCGCTCCGCAGGCACTGCGGACAGTCGCGGACATGGCGTGCCAGCCGCTTGCGCCACAGTCCGGACGGCCGCCCGTCCCACGAAGCGAGGACGGCGGCCAGGTCCGGGCAGCGCGGCGAGGCCGTCACGGCCCGTACGACGGTGCGCGCCGTCTCCAGTCGTTCCTTGACCCGCTGGACCCGGACCGCGGCGTGCTGCGGTGTGAGGCCGCAGGCCGCGGAGAGCTCGCCGCGGGTCAGTTCACCGGCGCTCTCCATCCACCACAGCGCGAGCATCTCGCGCTCCTCGTCCTCCAGCCAGCGGGTCGCCTCCACCGCCTCACGCCGCTGGCCCGACAGCGCGAGCCGAAGAATCGCCAGGTCGGCGAAGTCGGGCTGCGGCTCCGCCTCGGCGGCGTCCTCCAGGGGCTCCGCGGTGAGCCAGGTGCGCCCTGTGCGCCACCGGTCACGGATCTGCCGCACGGTGATGGCGACGAGCCAGGACCGGAACCGCTCCGGCCGCTCCAGTCCGGGCAGGCCGTCCAGGACCCGCATCATCGTCTCCTGGACCACGTCGTCGACGTCGCCGTGCCCGTTCAGCGCCCGTCCGACGATGTTGTAGACCAACGGCAGACAGTCCCGTACCAGCTGTTCCGAGGCCTGCCGGTCCCCGGCCCGCGCCGCCACGACGACGGCGACGTCCGGCCGTTCCCGAGTGTCCCGCGAGCGCACCCCGTCCCACCCGTCCCCTCGCCTGCCGATGTGTCGAGGCGACAGTGTGCCAGGAGGTCGACGCGCTCACCGAGCCGGTGCGGGCGCCTCCTGCTGCCGGACGACGGCCCCCGCCTCCTGCTGCCGGACGAGCGCGCCCACCGCTCCACGAGCGCGCGCGGTTCCCACGACGGCCGCGGCACCGGAGCGGGCGGGCGGGTGACCCTCACCGACGCCCTGGCCCCCATGCCCCCACCGCCGACCGTCAGCCGTTCGCCGCGGCCTTCTTGATCGCTTCGCGGATCCGGGAGTAGGTACCGCAGCGGCAGACGTTCTCGATGTCGTCGATGTCGGCGTCCGTCGGGTGGGGCGTCTTCTTCAGCAGGGCCACCGCGGCCATGATCTGACCCGGCTGGCAGAAGCCGCACTGCGCCACATCGCGCTCGAGCCAGGCCTGCTGCACGGGATGCAGCCTGTCGCCGTCGGCCAGGCCTTCGATCGTGGTGACCTCGCGGTCCGCACAGTCCGCGACCCGCACGACACAGGGCTGGATCTCCTCGCCGTCGAGGTGGCTCGTACAGGCACGGCAGACGCCCACGCCGCAGCCGTACTTGGGTCCCGTGACGTTCAGCATGTCCCGCAGGACCCACAGCAGCGGCATGTCGGACGGGGCCTCGACGGTGACCTGCTTCCCGTTGAGGAGAAAGGAGTAGGAGGGCATCGGCACCTTCTCGGAGGTCGGGTCAGAAGTTGAGCGGGAAGCGGCGGGGCCTGGAACCGGTCGCCCGGGCATAGGCGTTGGCGACGGCACCGGCCGCGGCCGGGACGCCGAGTTCGCCCGCCCCTCCCGGTTCCCGCCGGGAGGGCATGATGTGCGCCTCGAAGCGCAACGGGGCGTGCCGCTGGCGGGCGTAGTGGAAGTCGGCGTAGCTGCTCTCGCGGACGGCGCCCCGGTCGATGTGCAGTCCGGCCCGGAGGACGGTGGAGATGCCGTCGATCGCAGTGCCCATGAGCTGGGCCTCAAGTCCGCGCGGGTTGACGGCCGTTCCTACGTCGGCCGCCATCACCACCTTGGTCACCCGAGGGTCTTTCGGGTCGGTGGCGTCGATCTCGACCAGGCAGGCCACGCAGGAGCCGTACTCCTCGTGGACGGCGACGCCCTGTGCCCGGCCCGCCGGCAGTTCCCGGCCCCAGTGACCGGCGTCCGCGACCTTGTCGAGCACGGCTTTGACGGCCTTGTTCCTGAGGGTGGTGCGCCGGAAGGCGATCGGGTCCTTTCCCAGGCTCCTCGCGACCTCGTCGACGACGATCTCCTCAGCGGTCCGCATCGTCCCCGAGTCCACCGACCGCCAGGCACCGAGGGGCATCGCCAGTTCGACCGATCCCGAGTCCCCGGACACACGGCCGAAGTTGTACAGGCCGCTGTCGCTGGGCAGCGGGCCGGAAGCGGGTGCGACGGCCGGCGTCACCGTGATGCCGGTGTTCCCCTGGGCGGACAGGTTCTGCCCTTCGTACGACTCGCTCACCGAGGCCATCACGTGGGTGAACGCCACCACCCTGCCCCGTGCGTGGCTGGCCCGGATCCGGTGGTGGCTGGCCGGGCGCATCCGGCCGTGCCGGATGTCGTCGGCGCGGCTCCACATCAGCTTGACCGGCCGGCCCGCCGCCTTCGAGATGAGGGCGGCCTCGATCGCGGCGTCGTGGTTCAGCCGCCGGCCGAAGGAGCCGCCGCCTCGTACGACGTGGACCTTCACCTTCGAGGCGGGCAGCCCGACCGCGGAGGCGATGCTGTCCCGCGCGTCCATCGGCGTCTGGGAGGAGAACCAGATCTCGGCGTGGCCCGCACGGACGTCCGCCACCGCGGTCAGCACCTCCATGGGGGCGTGGCCGACGAAGGCGAACTCGAACTCGCCCTCCGTCTGCGCCGTTCCGCCCGGCGGGTTGCCGAGCCGGGGGACGGCGGCCCGCAGCCGCGAGCGGATCGCGGCATCGGAGAGCGCCGCGAGCGGGCCCGGTGCCCAGGTGATCCGCAGGGCGTCCCTCGCCTGGAAGGCGTGGTGGAAGGACTCCGCCACCACGGCGACCCCACCGGCGACCTTGACGACGGCGTGCACGCCCGGCATCGCGCGTGCGGCCCGGGAGTCGACGGAGACGAGCCTCCCGCCGAGCGTCGGCGGCCGGGCCACCACGGTCGGCTTCGCTCCGGCCACCGCCAGGTCCCCGGCGTACCTGGCCTTGCCGGTGACGATGTCCCGGGCGTCGATCCGGGTCGTCGGCCGCCCGATCACCCGGTGCCGGGACGGGGGCTTGGGCTTGCTCGACACGGCCGGCCGGGTGATCCGGGCGGCGCTCGCGGTGAGCGAACCGAAGGTGGCGGAGCGCCCGTCCGGTGCGATCACCCTCGTGTCCCGGGTGCGCAGGTACCGCGCGGGAAGGTGCCAGCGTCTGGCAGCCGCGGTCACCAGCTTGGCGCGCGCCAGAGCGGCCAGCTCACGGGCCGGACCGTAGAGCGAACTCACCGAGCTCGAACCGCCGGTGAACTGGTTGCCCTTGGCCCGGGCGTCCGCGAGCGGGATGTCGACGTCGGCGAGCCGGGCGTCCAGCTCCTCGGCGATCATCATGGCGACCGCGGTGGTGACGCCCTGGCCGACCTCGACGCGCGGCAGTCGTACGACGACCCTGTTGGCTTCGGTGACTTCGAGGACCAGCATCTCCTCGTCGGCACCGGTCACCAGGACGTCGGACGGCCGGCGCGGGGCGGCCGCGGTGGGCTCGGCGCCCTCCGCGGGCGCCGCGTCACAGCCGAGCGGCGCGGCGACGGTCAGCGTGGATGCCGCGAGCGAGTAGACCACGAACTTCCTGCGGGACCACTGACGGGCCACTGAACGCTCCTCTCCGAGAATCCCGGCGGTTCGACTGGTATGAGGGAGCAGCGGCCTTCGGGGTTGTCTGCGGGAGCCGAGCTGCCCGGATCGTCTGAGCGGTCAGGCTCCGCCCGCCCGGACACGGCCTGCGGGACATCGTGAACGCGATCCAGGGGTGGACCTCGCCGGCATTCCGTGGCGGTTGTCCGGTTCCGGGGCTTCACAGGCGGCCGGAGACCCGTTGTGTCCTCCTGAAGTTGTCGTGGGGCGGGGCGAGCGGCGTTGAGCCCCTCGCCCCGCCCCGAGGACAGGTTCTGCGTCAGACCGCTGCCTGCTGAGGCTCAGGAGCCTCGTGGGTCAGGCGGCCGGCCCTGTGCAGCCCGTAAAGGGACCCTGCACACACCAGCCCCAGAGACAGCAGCGCCAGCCAGGGCAGCGCGGACATGCCCGCCGACCGCGCGGCGTCGAGGGCCGCCCCGGTGAGCAGGTTGCCCAAGGTGATGCCGACGCCGCAGATGGTGTTGTAGAGGCCGTAGTGCGTGGCGACGAGGCGGTCGCCCGACAGTCGGACGATCGTGTCCATCTCGAAGGGGTACGCGATCATCGTGCCCAGGGCCAGCAGCAGCGCGGCCAGCGTCGGCGGGACGGCGGCGAGCAGCCGGCGCCCCAACCCCTCGTCGGGCACCGGCACGGCCGTCGCCGCGAGCAGAGGCACGAACGCCACGCCCATGCACAACAGCCCCCAGGCCAGGGCCTGTCCGGGCTCCAGCCGCTCCTTGCACCATGCGGTCACCCGGGTCTGGCCGAAGATCGTGGCCAGTCCCGAGGCCGCGAACAGTACTGCGACGGCCGCGGTCCCGAACTCGCCGTCGCCGCCCAGGCGTCGTACCTCCAGCGGCAGCGCCAGATAGACCTGGAAGGACAGGACGTACGAGCCGATCATGGCCGTCGAGAAGAGCAGGAACGCGCGGTTGCGCAGGATCCCGCCCCACTGGGACAGCACACGCTCCCGCGCGCCGGACTTCGCGTTCGACGCGTCGTCCGCCCGTCGAGCGGGCAACGAGCGGATCTGTACGACGCTCAGCACCGCGAAGACCGCTGCCGATACGAGGCAGGTGATCCGGAAGTCGAAGCCGGTCAGCAGCATCCCCACCAGCGGGCCGAGCAGGATGCCCGCCTGGTAGAAGACGTTGAAGAGGGCGAACGCCTCGACCCTGCGCTCCCCCGCGTCGGCCGCGAGATAGGCACGCACCGCCGGGTTGAACAACGCCCCCGCGAAGCCGGTGGCCGCCGAGGCGGCGAGCAGCGCGGGAACCGAGTCGACCAGACCGAGCGTGGCGAAGCCCACTGTGCGCAGCACGCACCCCGCGACGATCAGCGGCTTGTAGCCGAAACGATCCGCCAGTGTGCCGCCGATGAGGAACATGCCCTGCTGGCTGAAGTTCCGTACGCCCAGGATGAGTCCGACCAGCCAGCCGGCCAGCCCGAGGGAGCCTGACAGGTGGGCGGCCAGGTACGGCATCAGCATGTAGAAGCCGAGGTTGATGGTGAACTGGTTCACCATGAGCAGTTGGACGCTCCGCTCGTAGGAACGGACCTGCCTGAGCGTCGCCTTCACCGCGCCGCCCCGCCTTCGGCACCGGCCGCCTCGGCCCTCGGGGAGAGCGGATCACCGACCCTCGTGCAGCGGGTCCAGCGGGTGACCTCCTTCTCGTCGGGACGGCCGACGATCTCGGGTTCGGGCGCGGGAATGACGCCCGACAGCCCTTGCTCGGCGCAGTATTCGTCGTCGTAGACCGTCTCCAGGTACCGCTGGGGCCCGTCGGGAAAGATCGCCACGATACGGGTGCTCGCAGGTGTCGTGCGGGCGAGCCAGCCGGCCACGAGCGCGACCGCGCCGACGCTCCAGCCGCCCGTGGCGTAGTGCGAGGTGGCCAACTGCCTGCAGGCCCAGACGGATTCGCCCGGTGCCACCCAGTGCACCTCGCTGAAGTTCTCGTAGGCGACGTTGCGTGGGTAGATGCTGGAGCCGAGGCCGCGCATGAGACGGGGTCGGGCGGGCTGGCCGAAGATGGTCGAGCCGACGGTGTCCACGCCCACCAGTCGCATGCCGGGGTACAGCTGGCGCAGGACGCGCGAGATGCCGGCCGAGTGGCCGCCTGTCCCGACGCTGCAGACCAGTACGTCGATGTGGCCCAGCTGCGAGGCGAGTTCGAGGGCCAGCGGGATGTAGGCGGAGACGTTGTCCGGGTTGCTGTACTGGTCGGGGCACCAGGCTCCGGGGGTCCGCGTCAGCAGTTCGGCCACTCGGTCGCGGCGAGCCTGTTGCCAGCCGCCGGTGGGGTGCGGCTCGGGGACCATGTCGACGGTGGCGCCGTAGG is a genomic window containing:
- a CDS encoding (2Fe-2S)-binding protein → MPSYSFLLNGKQVTVEAPSDMPLLWVLRDMLNVTGPKYGCGVGVCRACTSHLDGEEIQPCVVRVADCADREVTTIEGLADGDRLHPVQQAWLERDVAQCGFCQPGQIMAAVALLKKTPHPTDADIDDIENVCRCGTYSRIREAIKKAAANG
- a CDS encoding molybdopterin cofactor-binding domain-containing protein, which encodes MVYSLAASTLTVAAPLGCDAAPAEGAEPTAAAPRRPSDVLVTGADEEMLVLEVTEANRVVVRLPRVEVGQGVTTAVAMMIAEELDARLADVDIPLADARAKGNQFTGGSSSVSSLYGPARELAALARAKLVTAAARRWHLPARYLRTRDTRVIAPDGRSATFGSLTASAARITRPAVSSKPKPPSRHRVIGRPTTRIDARDIVTGKARYAGDLAVAGAKPTVVARPPTLGGRLVSVDSRAARAMPGVHAVVKVAGGVAVVAESFHHAFQARDALRITWAPGPLAALSDAAIRSRLRAAVPRLGNPPGGTAQTEGEFEFAFVGHAPMEVLTAVADVRAGHAEIWFSSQTPMDARDSIASAVGLPASKVKVHVVRGGGSFGRRLNHDAAIEAALISKAAGRPVKLMWSRADDIRHGRMRPASHHRIRASHARGRVVAFTHVMASVSESYEGQNLSAQGNTGITVTPAVAPASGPLPSDSGLYNFGRVSGDSGSVELAMPLGAWRSVDSGTMRTAEEIVVDEVARSLGKDPIAFRRTTLRNKAVKAVLDKVADAGHWGRELPAGRAQGVAVHEEYGSCVACLVEIDATDPKDPRVTKVVMAADVGTAVNPRGLEAQLMGTAIDGISTVLRAGLHIDRGAVRESSYADFHYARQRHAPLRFEAHIMPSRREPGGAGELGVPAAAGAVANAYARATGSRPRRFPLNF
- a CDS encoding MFS transporter, with protein sequence MKATLRQVRSYERSVQLLMVNQFTINLGFYMLMPYLAAHLSGSLGLAGWLVGLILGVRNFSQQGMFLIGGTLADRFGYKPLIVAGCVLRTVGFATLGLVDSVPALLAASAATGFAGALFNPAVRAYLAADAGERRVEAFALFNVFYQAGILLGPLVGMLLTGFDFRITCLVSAAVFAVLSVVQIRSLPARRADDASNAKSGARERVLSQWGGILRNRAFLLFSTAMIGSYVLSFQVYLALPLEVRRLGGDGEFGTAAVAVLFAASGLATIFGQTRVTAWCKERLEPGQALAWGLLCMGVAFVPLLAATAVPVPDEGLGRRLLAAVPPTLAALLLALGTMIAYPFEMDTIVRLSGDRLVATHYGLYNTICGVGITLGNLLTGAALDAARSAGMSALPWLALLSLGLVCAGSLYGLHRAGRLTHEAPEPQQAAV
- a CDS encoding PLP-dependent cysteine synthase family protein, with the protein product MHSLTTSDFTPAGSTLSGLVGNTPVLRVSQPFSPPDRGFWAKLEGFNPGGIKDRPALHMVERARARGDLQPGRPIIESTSGTLGLGLALAGMVYGHPVTLVTDPGLEPSMTRLLTAYGATVDMVPEPHPTGGWQQARRDRVAELLTRTPGAWCPDQYSNPDNVSAYIPLALELASQLGHIDVLVCSVGTGGHSAGISRVLRQLYPGMRLVGVDTVGSTIFGQPARPRLMRGLGSSIYPRNVAYENFSEVHWVAPGESVWACRQLATSHYATGGWSVGAVALVAGWLARTTPASTRIVAIFPDGPQRYLETVYDDEYCAEQGLSGVIPAPEPEIVGRPDEKEVTRWTRCTRVGDPLSPRAEAAGAEGGAAR